Proteins from one Desmodus rotundus isolate HL8 chromosome 9, HLdesRot8A.1, whole genome shotgun sequence genomic window:
- the RAD23A gene encoding UV excision repair protein RAD23 homolog A isoform X1, translated as MAVTITLKTLQQQTFKIRMEPDETVKVLKEKIEAEKGRDAFPVAGQKLIYAGKILSDDVPIRDYRIDEKNFVVVMVTKAKNSPGTSVPPEASSTAAPESSTTSPSAPASGMSHPPPTIREDKSPSEESVPTTSPESVSGSVPSSGSSGREEDAASTLVTGSEYETMLTEIMSMGYERERVVAALRASYNNPHRAVEYLLTGIPGSPEPEHGSVQESQVSEQPATEAAGENPLEFLRDQPQFQNMRQVIQQNPALLPALLQQLGQENPQLLQVRTWGLGGSQCSHTSLSFSVGATAGKSEPGPAPLQISRHQEQFIQMLNEPPGELADISDVEGEVGAIGEEAPQMNYIQVTPQEKEAIERLKALGFPESLVIQAYFACEKNENLAANFLLSQNFDDE; from the exons ATGGCCGTCACCATCACGCTCAAAACGCTGCAGCAGCAGACTTTTAAGATCCGCATGGAGCCTGACGAGACG GTGAAGGTGCTAAAGGAAAAGATAGAAGCTGAAAAGGGTCGTGATGCCTTCCCTGTGGCTGGACAGAAACTCATCTATGCTGGCAAGATTTTGAGCGATGACGTTCCCATCAGGGACTATCGCATAGATGAGAAGAACTTTGTGGTTGTCATGGTGACCAAG GCCAAAAACAGCCCAGGCACCTCAGTACCCCCAGAGGCCTCTTCCACTGCTGCCCCTGAGTCCTCCACAACCTCCCCGTCGGCCCCTGCCTCAGGCATGTCCCATCCCCCACCTACCATCAGAGAAGACAAGAGCCCGTCGGAGGAATCAGTCCCCACAACATCCCCGGAGTCCGTGTCAGG CTCTGTTCCTTCTTCAGGTAGCAGCGGGAGAGAGGAAGATGCAGCCTCCACGCtag TGACTGGCTCTGAATATGAGACGATGCTGACGgagatcatgtccatgggctaTGAGCGGGAACGGGTCGTGGCAGCCCTGAGAGCCAGCTACAACAACCCCCACCGGGCCGTGGAGTATCTACTCACG GGAATTCCTGGGAGTCCCGAGCCAGAACACGGTTCTGTCCAGGAGAGCCAGGTATCTGAGCAGCCGGCCACAGAAGCAG CGGGAGAGAACCCCCTGGAGTTCCTGCGGGACCAGCCCCAGTTCCAGAATATGCGGCAGGTGATTCAGCAGAATCCGGCgctgctgcctgccctgctccagcaGCTGGGCCAGGAGAATCCCCAGCTTCTGCAGGTGCGGACCTGGGGGCTCGGCGGGAGCCAGTGCAGCCacacctccctctccttctctgtggGAGCCACAGCTGGAAAGAGTGAGCCTGGCCCAGCACCCTTA CAAATCAGCCGGCACCAGGAGCAGTTCATCCAGATGCTGAACGAGCCCCCTGGGGAGCTGGCGGACATCTCTGACGTTGAGGGTGAGGTGGGTGCCATAGGTGAGGAGGCCCCACAGATGAACTACATCCAGGTGACGCCACAGGAGAAGGAAGCAATAGAGAGG TTGAAAGCCTTGGGCTTCCCAGAGAGCCTGGTGATCCAGGCCTACTTCGCCtgtgaaaaaaatgagaacttgGCTGCCAACTTCCTCCTGAGTCAGAACTTTGATGACGAATGA
- the FARSA gene encoding phenylalanine--tRNA ligase alpha subunit yields MADGPVAEVLLKRLETADGGLDSADLAAELGVEHQAVVGAVKSLQALGEIIEAELHSTKRWELTAEGEEIAREGSHEARVFHSVPPEGLAQSELMRLPSGKVGFSKAMSSKWIRVDKSAADGPRVFQVVNSVEDEVQRRLQLVRSGQAEKLSEKEKSELKKRKLLTEVTLKTYWVSKGSAFSTNISKQETDLSPEMISSGSWRDRTFKPYNFSAHGILPDSGHLHPLLKVRTQFRQIFLEMGFTEMPTDNFIESSFWNFDALFQPQQHPARDQHDTFFLRDPAEALQLPMDYVHRVKRTHSQGGYGSQGYKYNWKLDEARKNLLRTHTTAASARALYRLAQKKPFTPAKYFSIDRVFRNETLDATHLAEFHQIEGVVADHGLTLGHLMGILREFFTKLGITQLRFKPAYNPYTEPSMEVFSYHQGLKKWVEVGNSGLFRPEMLLPMGLPENVSVIAWGLSLERPTMIKYGINNIRELVGHKVNLQMVYDSPLCRLDAERGSPQTQEAA; encoded by the exons ATGGCGGACGGGCCGGTGGCGGAAGTGTTGCTGAAGCGGCTGGAGACGGCCGACGGCGGCCTGGATAGCGCGGATCTAGCGGCCGAGCTGGGCGTGGAGCACCAGGCCGTGGTGGGTGCGGTGAAGAGCCTGCAGGCGCTGGGCGAG ATCATCGAAGCTGAGCTACACTCCACCAAGCGCTGGGAACTTACTGCTGAGGGCGAGGAGATTGCCCGAGAGGGCAGCCATGAGGCCCGGGTGTTTCATAGTGTGCCCCCTGAGGGCCTAGCCCAGAGTGAGCTCATG CGACTGCCCAGTGGCAAGGTGGGCTTCAGCAAGGCCATGTCCAGCAAATGGATCCGTGTGGACAAGAGTGCTGCCGATGGACCCCGGGTGTTCCAAGTG GTGAACAGCGTGGAAGATGAAGTGCAGCGGCGGCTCCAGCTGGTCCGGAGCGGACAGGCCGAGAAGCTGAGCGAAAAGGAAAAGAGCGAGCTCAAGAAGAGGAAGCTGCTGACTGAAGT GACCCTGAAGACCTACTGGGTGAGCAAAGGCAGTGCCTTCAGCACGAACATCTCCAAGCAGGAGACAGATCTGAGTCCAGAGATGATCTCCAG TGGCTCCTGGCGGGACCGGACCTTTAAGCCCTACAATTTCTCAGCCCACGGCATCCTCCCTGACAGCGGCCACTTGCACCCCCTGCTGAAAGTCCGCACCCAGTTCCGGCAGATCTTTCTGGAGATGGG GTTCACTGAGATGCCAACCGACAACTTCATTGAAAGCTCCTTCTGGAATTTTGATGCACTTTTCCAGCCCCAGCAGCACCCAGCACGAGACCAGCATGACACTTTCTTCCTGAGAG ATCCAGCTGAGGCCCTGCAGCTCCCCATGGACTACGTCCATCGGGTCAAGCGGACCCATTCCCAGGGTGGCTACGGCTCACAGGG GTACAAGTACAATTGGAAGCTGGATGAGGCCCGGAAAAATCTGCTACGCACACACACCACAGCGGCCAGTGCCCGGGCCCTCTACCGTCTGGCCCAGAAG AAACCCTTTACGCCAGCCAAGTACTTCTCCATCGACCGTGTGTTCCGGAATGAGACCCTGGATGCCACACACCTGGCCGAGTTCCACCAGATCGAAGGGGTTGTGGCTGACCATGGCCTCACCCTGGGCCACCTCATGGGCATCCTTCGAGAGTTTTTCACCAAGCTGG GTATCACCCAGTTGCGCTTCAAGCCGGCCTACAACCCCTATACTGAGCCCAGCATGGAGGTGTTCAGCTACCACCAAG GCTTGAAGAAGTGGGTGGAAGTCGGGAACTCTGGGCTCTTCCGTCCTGAAATGCTGCTGCCCATGGGGCTCCCTGAGAATGTGTCGGTCATTGCCTGGGGCCTCTCCTTGGAGCG CCCAACGATGATCAAATATGGCATCAATAATATCCGTGAGCTGGTAGGCCACAAGGTGAACCTGCAGATGGTGTACGACAGCCCCCTATGCCGCCTGGATGCTGAACGAGGGTCCCCGCAGACACAGGAGGCCGCATGA
- the CALR gene encoding calreticulin encodes MLLSVSLLLGLLSLAAAEPAVYFKEQFLDGDGWTNRWVESKHKSDFGKFVLSAGKFYGDLEKDKGLQTSQDARFYALSARFEPFSNKDQTLVVQFTVKHEQNIDCGGGYVKLFPKSLDQADMHGDSEYNIMFGPDICGPGTKKVHVIFNYKGKNVLINKDIRCKDDEFTHLYTLIVRPDNTYEVKIDNSQVESGSLEDDWDFLPPKKIKDPDASKPEDWDERAKIDDPTDSKPEDWDKPEHIPDPDAKKPEDWDEEMDGEWEPPVIQNPEYKGEWKPRQIDNPDYKGTWIHPEIDNPEYSPDSNIYAYENFAVLGLDLWQVKSGTIFDNFLITNDEAYAEKFGNETWGATKAAEKQMKDKQDEEQRLREEEEDKKRKEEEEADKDDDEEDKDEDEEEEDDKEEEEEEDAAAGQAKDEL; translated from the exons ATGCTGCTATCGGTGTCGCTGCTGCTCGGCCTTCTCAGCCTGGCTGCCGCCGAACCCGCCGTCTACTTCAAGGAGCAGTTTCTGGACGGAG ACGGGTGGACCAACCGCTGGGTCGAATCCAAGCACAAGTCGGATTTTGGCAAATTTGTCCTCAGTGCCGGAAAGTTCTATGGTGACTTGGAGAAAGATAAAG GGCTGCAGACAAGCCAGGATGCCCGCTTTTACGCCCTGTCCGCCAGATTTGAGCCTTTCAGCAACAAGGACCAGACGTTGGTGGTGCAGTTTACTGTGAAACATGAGCAGAACATCGACTGTGGGGGCGGCTATGTGAAGCTATTTCCAAAGAGTTTGGACCAGGCGGACATGCACGGGGACTCTGAATACAACATTATGTTTG GCCCTGATATCTGTGGCCCTGGCACCAAGAAGGTTCATGTCATCTTCAACTACAAGGGCAAAAATGTGTTGATCAACAAGGACATCCGTTGCAAG GATGATGAATTCACACACCTGTACACACTGATTGTGCGGCCTGATAACACCTATGAAGTGAAAATTGACAATAGCCAGGTGGAGTCGGGCTCTCTGGAAGATGATTGGGACTTTCTGCCACCCAAGAAGATAAAGGATCCTGACGCTTCAAAGCCCGAAGACTGGGATGAGCGGGCCAAGATTGATGATCCCACGGACTCCAAACCTGAG GACTGGGATAAGCCTGAGCACATCCCTGACCCCGATGCTAAGAAGCCTGAGGACTGGGATGAAGAGATGGACGGAGAGTGGGAACCACCAGTGATTCAGAACCCAGAATACAAG GGCGAGTGGAAGCCCCGGCAGATCGACAACCCGGATTACAAAGGCACTTGGATCCATCCAGAGATTGACAACCCCGAGTACTCTCCTGATAGCAATATCTATGCCTATGAAAACTTCGCCGTGCTGGGCCTAGACCTCTGGCAG GTCAAGTCTGGCACCATCTTTGACAACTTCCTCATCACCAACGATGAAGCATATGCTGAAAAGTTTGGCAACGAGACATGGGGTGCCACAAAG GcagcagaaaaacaaatgaaggacaaGCAGGATGAGGAACAGAggctgagggaagaggaggaagacaagaagcgcaaggaggaggaggaggccgaCAAGGACGATGATGAGGAGGACAAAgatgaagatgaggaggaagaggacgataaggaggaggaggaagaggaagatgctGCTGCTGGCCAGGCCAAGGATGAGCTGTAG
- the RAD23A gene encoding UV excision repair protein RAD23 homolog A isoform X2: MAVTITLKTLQQQTFKIRMEPDETVKVLKEKIEAEKGRDAFPVAGQKLIYAGKILSDDVPIRDYRIDEKNFVVVMVTKAKNSPGTSVPPEASSTAAPESSTTSPSAPASGMSHPPPTIREDKSPSEESVPTTSPESVSGSVPSSGSSGREEDAASTLVTGSEYETMLTEIMSMGYERERVVAALRASYNNPHRAVEYLLTGIPGSPEPEHGSVQESQVSEQPATEAAGENPLEFLRDQPQFQNMRQVIQQNPALLPALLQQLGQENPQLLQQISRHQEQFIQMLNEPPGELADISDVEGEVGAIGEEAPQMNYIQVTPQEKEAIERLKALGFPESLVIQAYFACEKNENLAANFLLSQNFDDE; this comes from the exons ATGGCCGTCACCATCACGCTCAAAACGCTGCAGCAGCAGACTTTTAAGATCCGCATGGAGCCTGACGAGACG GTGAAGGTGCTAAAGGAAAAGATAGAAGCTGAAAAGGGTCGTGATGCCTTCCCTGTGGCTGGACAGAAACTCATCTATGCTGGCAAGATTTTGAGCGATGACGTTCCCATCAGGGACTATCGCATAGATGAGAAGAACTTTGTGGTTGTCATGGTGACCAAG GCCAAAAACAGCCCAGGCACCTCAGTACCCCCAGAGGCCTCTTCCACTGCTGCCCCTGAGTCCTCCACAACCTCCCCGTCGGCCCCTGCCTCAGGCATGTCCCATCCCCCACCTACCATCAGAGAAGACAAGAGCCCGTCGGAGGAATCAGTCCCCACAACATCCCCGGAGTCCGTGTCAGG CTCTGTTCCTTCTTCAGGTAGCAGCGGGAGAGAGGAAGATGCAGCCTCCACGCtag TGACTGGCTCTGAATATGAGACGATGCTGACGgagatcatgtccatgggctaTGAGCGGGAACGGGTCGTGGCAGCCCTGAGAGCCAGCTACAACAACCCCCACCGGGCCGTGGAGTATCTACTCACG GGAATTCCTGGGAGTCCCGAGCCAGAACACGGTTCTGTCCAGGAGAGCCAGGTATCTGAGCAGCCGGCCACAGAAGCAG CGGGAGAGAACCCCCTGGAGTTCCTGCGGGACCAGCCCCAGTTCCAGAATATGCGGCAGGTGATTCAGCAGAATCCGGCgctgctgcctgccctgctccagcaGCTGGGCCAGGAGAATCCCCAGCTTCTGCAG CAAATCAGCCGGCACCAGGAGCAGTTCATCCAGATGCTGAACGAGCCCCCTGGGGAGCTGGCGGACATCTCTGACGTTGAGGGTGAGGTGGGTGCCATAGGTGAGGAGGCCCCACAGATGAACTACATCCAGGTGACGCCACAGGAGAAGGAAGCAATAGAGAGG TTGAAAGCCTTGGGCTTCCCAGAGAGCCTGGTGATCCAGGCCTACTTCGCCtgtgaaaaaaatgagaacttgGCTGCCAACTTCCTCCTGAGTCAGAACTTTGATGACGAATGA
- the GADD45GIP1 gene encoding large ribosomal subunit protein mL64, with translation MAAPVRQAQSLLGLAATLGPGFRGYRAPPPPRRWPGPWWPDPDDPLTPRWQLGPRYAAKQFARHGAASGVAAGSLWPSQEQLRELEAEESEWYPSLAAMQESVRVQQLAEEQKRKAREQLIAESMAKMPQMIENWRRQQQERREKEKADKERRAQLQAEAQERLGYHVDPRSARFQELLQDLEKQQRKRLKEEKQRQKKEARAAALAATTVQDPAASVEPSS, from the exons ATGGCGGCGCCCGTGCGGCAGGCACAGAGTCTACTCGGGCTCGCGGCGACCCTGGGCCCAGGCTTCCGCGGCTACCGCGCACCACCGCCCCCGCGCCGTTGGCCTGGGCCCTGGTGGCCGGACCCAGATGACCCGCTGACTCCGCGCTGGCAGTTGGGGCCACGCTACGCGGCCAAGCAGTTCGCGCGGCATGGCGCAGCCTCCGGGGTGGCCGCTGGTTCGCTGTGGCCGTCACAGGAACAGCTGCGCGAactggaggcagaggagagtgAATGGTACCCGAGCCTGGCGGCCATGCAGGAGTCAGTGCGGGTGCAGCAGCTGGCGGAAGAGCAGAAGCGTAAGGCCAG ggaGCAGCTCATTGCAGAGAGCATGGCTAAGATGCCACAGATGATTGAGAActggcggcggcagcagcaggagcgcagggagaaggagaaggcagaCAAAGAACGGCGTGCCCAGCTACAGGCGGAAGCCCAGGAGCGCCTGGGCTACCATGTGGACCCCAGGAGTGCCCGCTTTCAGGAGCTGCTGCAGGACCTGGAGAAGCAGCAGCGCAAGCGCCTcaaggaggaaaaacaaagacagaagaaGGAGGCACGAGCTGCTGCACTGGCTGCCACTACAGTCCAGGACCCAGCAGCCTCCGTGGAACCCAGCTCTTAA